The sequence below is a genomic window from Uranotaenia lowii strain MFRU-FL chromosome 2, ASM2978415v1, whole genome shotgun sequence.
tcatttttgtcatttttgtcatttttgtcatttttgtcatttttgtcatttttgtcatttttgtcatttttgtcatttttgtcatttttgtcatttttgtcatttttgtcatttttgtcatttttgtcatttttgtcatttttgtcatttttgtcatttttgtcatttttgtcatttttgtcatttttgtcatttttgtcatttttgtcatttttgtcatttttgtcatttttgtcatttttgtcatttttgtcatttttgtcatttttgtcatttttgtcatttttgtcatttttgtcatttttgtcatttttgtcatttttgtcatttttgtcatttttgtcatttttgtcatttttgtcatttttgtcatttttgtcatttttgtcatttttgtcatttttgtcatttttgtcatttttgtcatttttgtcattttttgtcattttttgtcatttttgtcatttttgtcatttttgtcatttttgtcatttttgtcatttttgtcatttttgtcatttttgtcatttttgtcatttttgtcatttttgtcatttttgtcatttttgtcatttttgtcatttttgtcatttttgtcatttttgtcatttttgtaaagtcTTTTGAGTTTtctgagtcttttgagtcttttgagtcttttgagtcttttaagtcttttgagtcttttgagccttttgagtcttttgagtcttttgagtcttttgagtcttttgagtcttttgagtcttttgagtcttttgagtcttttgagtcttttgagtcttttgagtcttttgagtcttttgagtcttttgagtcttttgagtcttttgagtcttttgagtcttttgagtcttttgagtcttttgagtcttttgagtcttttgagtcttttgagtcttttgagtcttttgagtcttttgagtcttttgagtcttttgagttttgagtcttttgagtcttttgagtcttttgagtcttttgagtcttttgagtcttttgagtcttttgagtcttttgagtcttttgagtcttttgagtcttttgagtcttttgagtcttttgagtcttttgagtcttttgagtcttttgagtcttttgagtcttttgagtcttttgagtcttttgagtcttttgagtcttttgagtcttttgagtcttttgagtcttttgagtcttttgagtcttttgagtcttttgagtcttttgagttttgagtcttttgagtcttttgagtcttttgagtcttttgagtcttttgagtcttttgagtcttttgagtcttttgagtcttttgagtcttttgagtcttttgagtcttttgagtcttttgagtcttttgagtcttttgagtcttttgagtcttttgagtcttttgagtcttttgagtcttttgagtcttttgagtcttttgagttttttgagttttttgagtcttttgagtcgtttgagtcttttgagtcttttgagtcttttgagtcttttgagtcttttgagtcttttgagtcttttgagtcttttgagtcttttgagtcttttgagtcttttgagtcttttgagtcttttgagtcttttgagtcttttgagtcttttgagtcttttgagtcttttaagtcttttgagtcttttgagtcttttgagtcttttgagtcttttgagtcttttgagtcttttgagtcttttgagtcttttgagtcttttaagtcttttgagtcttttgagccttttgagtcttttgagtcttttgagtcttttgagtcttttgagtcttttgagtcttttgagtcttttgagtcttttgagtcttttgagtcttttgagtcttttgagtcttttgagtcttttgagtcttttgagtcttttgagtcttttgagtcttttgagtcttttgagtcttttgagtcttttgagtcttttgagtcttttaagtcttttgagtcttttgagccttttgagtcttttgagtcttttgagtcttttgagtcttttgagtcttttgagtcttttgagtcttttgagtcttttgagtcttttgagtcttttgagtcttttgagtcttttgagtcttttgagtcttttgagtcttttgagtcttttgagtcttttgagtcttttgagtcttttgagtcttttgagtcttttgagtcttttgagtcttttgagtcttttgagtcttttgagtcttttgagtcttttgagtcttttgagtcttttgagtcttttgagtcttttgagtcttttgagtcttttgagtcttttgagttttgagtcttttgagtcttttgagtcttttgagtcttttgagtcttttgagtcttttgagtcttttgagtcttttgagtcttttgagtcttttgagtcttttgagtcttttgagtcttttgagtcttttgagtcttttgagtcttttgagtcttttgagtcttttgagtcttttgagtcttttgagtcttttgagtcttttgagtcttttgagtcttttgagtcttttgagttttttgagttttttgagtcttttgagtcgtttgagtcttttgagtcttttgagtcttttgagtcttttgagtcttttgagtcttttgagtcttttgagtcttttgagtcttttgagtcttttgagtcttttgagtcttttgagtcttttgagtcttttgagtcttttgagtcttttgagtcttttgagtcttttgagtcttttgagtcttttgagtcttttgagtcctttgagtcttttgagtcttttgagtcttttgagtcttttgagtcttttgagtcttttgagtcttttgagtcttttgagtctttgagtcttttgagtcttttgagtcttttgagtcttttgagtcttttgagtcttttgagtcttttgagtcttttgagtcttttgagtcttttgagtcttttgagtcttttgagtcttttgagtcttttgagtcttttgagtcttttgagtcttttgagtcttttgagtcttttgagtcttttgagttttgagtcttttgagtcttttgagtcttttgagtcttttgagtcttttgagtcttttgagtcttttgagtcttttgagtcttttgagtcttttgagtcttttgagtcttttgagtcttttgagtcttttgagtcttttgagttttttgagttttttgagtcttttgagtcttttgagtcttttgagtcttctgagtcttttgagtcttttgagtcttttgagtcttttgagtcttttgagtcttttgagtcttttgagtcttttgagtcttttgagtcttttgagtcttttgagtcttttgagtcttttgagtcttttgagtcttttgagtcttttgagtcttttgagtcttttgagtcttttgagtcttttgagtcttttgagtcttttgagtcttttgagtcttttgagtcttttgagtcttttgagtcttttgagtcttttgagtcttttgagtcttttgagtcttttgagtcttttgagtcttttgagtcttttgagtcttttgagtcttttgagtcttttgagtcttttgagtcttttgagtcttttgagtcttttgagtcttttgagtcttttgagtcttttgagtcttttgagttttttgagtctattgagtcttttgagtcttttgagtcttttgagtcttttgagtcttttgagtcttttgagtcttttgagtcttttgattcttttgagtcttttgagtcttttgagtcttttgagtcttttgagtcttttgagtcttttgagtcttttgagtcttttgagtcttttgagtcttttgagtcttttgattttttcttgaatctcTTGAGTCGATTCGtttagaatttatgaaaatcgaaatttcagaAAACTTGCTCCTTCGTTTCCTTGCCTTTCAAAAGccaaacaaaaatcaacagGTTCTGGCCTTCAACCGTTTGAAACCAAAATGCAAACATTATTTTCTCTTTCTTCTCGGCAAACACACTTGGTCTTATCATTGCGGTCCCAGCAAGGCCgtacttaaaaattatgttcgTTATTTTAACCATCCTTTTGGGTATGCTAAGCAGAAAGGAAAACTTGAAGAGGGTGAAGGTTCTTTCAGTCGCTCCTCTTCATTATTCCTTATGCTCCCACTTCACACAAACTGTCTGGACCGATCGCCAAAACCGTTAGGTTATTTACTCGTCCAATAAGGGTatgttgtcttttttttctgtccTACCAAGTCTGGACTCATTGCTCAAGATGATCGGTTGGCAACAGTTtcgccattttttgttttccctTGGAAGCATGTTTTGAAGGATGCAACTTCACTGTCCGTCAATCATAATACCAGTTATCATGCGATCATCAACAGCATTTTTTTATCAGCCCTTGGAAGCAGCCTTTTTCGTGACCGGTCGAGTTTGCGGTTTTGTTGATTAACTTTGAGTTTGGCTTCGTACTCTCCCCGACTTTGCACTCAATTTCAGCTGCTTGATTTTCgattgaaagaaaattgaaaagagaTCGTTAAcagctaaaataataatttaaaaaaaaaaagatcttcagtAACTTTTACTGAGAATACATTTTAACTTAAGGGTTATTTACTGTCTGCAAATATTTTGCATGCGGCCAATTGATAATCTAATCACAGTTCCGAGAAAAACAGCGAAGCTGAATCACAGCGAACATTTCTAAAGCAGAGCGTATCTAAACAAATCCATATGGCTGCATATGAGATCATCTCGAAGCTGAGACAAATTGAAAGCTGGAAAAAAGATGCCGACCTACCACATAACCATACATCTGCATCTACTTGAGATGAGTCCTACGGGTACACATTTCGTTTCTTGCCATTATACTTAGTCTTTCCCGAAACGATTGTTTCCCCACCGAAAAAAGTGCAGCGGTTTTTTAATCTTCTTCACAGTAAAACGCGCTACACGGTTTGAGCATTAAATCAATTTCTCGAGAGTGGCAATAAAAACGGACGTCCCTTCGAGATGATccccgtttattttttttttttttttttgtcaggcGTACCCTGCGGCTGCTCATTAATCTAGCCGCGCAACTTAGTCCGGGCCTAAGGCTGCTGAGGCAGCAACAACAAAGTGCAATCCTAAACACACCGTAAAAGGAGCGCCTTAAGGTGCTGGCTGCCTGCGTCGGTGAAGAGTGGCTCCCCCGGAGCAAACCGATCGATCGAAAGAATGGGGAGCGGGGTTTAAACGATCCATAAAATTGCACTTGAAGCTACTCGGCTGagagtaatattttcaaataagccATAGGCGGCAGCGACGCGCCATTGCTCTCCAGATGCGCGTGAGTAAAACCATTAAGTGGATTTTGATTCGTTTTGCGATTGCTGAAAATGATGATCTTGCGTGGGCGATCGATGTCTTGGCGAGGAAGACTGGAAGATAGCATCGAGTGGAATTTGAGTTGGAGCACGGAGAAAGAGGACCCGCGCTCTCCAGTAGATACTTTGGCTGCAACATGTGGCATACGCTTATTTACTAATAAAATAATCGAATCCAAGGTTTTggttctcgttttcgatcgatcAAATAAAAGGCAAATCAGtcattgagaaaaaaagcttaacattttagaaaaagtaaGTGAATgttcataaaatgaaattttctcctTTTTGTGAAAGATATTACTCGATTCAGTCTATGAAGTTCAGTACAAGGTCTTCAAAGAATGTTTAGCAACTAAATTATGTATACTGCTGAAAATAACAATCTCAGCTGTTTCTGGTAAAATAAAATCTATCAGGGCCataatagattttcaaaatatttgacaataaACGGATAAAACTGATATCTTTTCGACATTGTTAAGacctttaaaatgaaaataaagtttatctGTTTTGATCTAAATAATGGcaaatgcagaaaaaaaaacaatcaatggATATAGGACAAACTGAAAATGTTTAACGATGTTCCTAGAAACTTATATGATTCTCCAGGTAATAATTTGGGTTTTATTTATTCAGATAAATATCTAAAAGCAACATTATTTCAAGCAAAATTTTATGAGCGATCATTTACTTTCAAGTAAAGGAAACATACTTTAACAAAACAAAGACTAACCTATACCACtgccaattttgtttaaaatacaaACAGTTAGTTTCAAACTTGACCGTTTAACCattttgataacttcaatatTGAAGAAgccatttaacaaaaaaaaattgaaaacgattTATCGTtccaaaaaatctaaatatttccaagaaaaagagaaaaaaatggacTGACTTTAATCAAGTTTTCCGAAGTGGTTCTTTATCGAAACACCTGTAGTTTTTATACACTGACTGAGGCaaggaatattaaaattttgagcttCCAACGAACGCTTATATTTGGGAAACCTTGATCTTGCTCTTTTTAAGCGattttgtgccaacgtaagaacttaactacacaattaaaacacgacgtattacaggacacgacacttgacattcttacaaacggaaaaaaggattcaaaatcgagcccgaaaccggtcgacaataaaggtaattttgaatccttttttcacATGAAGAGCTATTTAGATGTatccaatattttttgttcgaaaTTCTTCGCTATCGTGGGTTCCTGATCATTTtttctgtatattttttttaggaagAACTTAATGAATGTCCATATTTTTATGACAAAACCATgcttttaccgtggttgaattagaaggaacctttcaattgctttgattcagttgaatcatccAACCAAGTAGGTTCACAACACAACAAAGTTCTATCACAAAATAACTTCTCttatataaacataaaatctacACTCACACTAATCTGAAAAGTTAAACTATATCGTTAagtcaatcatttttttccaagtgcTGCAAGTTCATCAGCAGAAGGTGGCTAAAGATTGGCTGTTTATTGTAGACTTTCAATTCTACTTCAGAGTGCCCGTCTTACCTGACTTTCccctaaaaaaaataacaacttcaaaaaagtgttgaaCAAAAACccgatttcacttttttttagcttgatgtataagctttaaaaagtgcaaaacaaattctgaaaaaaaaaaaatttatttttttatggaaatttttatgttgagcAATATTAACCCGGCGATTAAACCAACGgtacatttcgaaaaaaaaaaaaaataaaaaataatgaggtAGTATGGGTAGTATGGGAGATTTGAGAGTGTACTCAGTCAACAGTGTCCAGAAACCTCAATTTCaatcctagatttttttttttaggaaacaGCTTTCCCCTCAATTTATGCACCACCATAAATGATTCACCGTTAAGAGGGTTTTGTTTAGCCGAATAAATTCCGTTTCAATGAAGATTTTCTCAGTCTAAAttataatttgatattttttatatttaatgtaaaaaaagataagcaatatactgtaattttttttccttatttacttttttcgagAATGATAAGAGAGTTTTGTAAAAAGTAAGGTGCCCCATCTGCGcttatggttcaatttgaaaaataattataacgctttttttagcgaaaaaataacattaacaaATTGAAACTGCTTCAAATCGTCAACGCATGCAACACACTGATCACGAGCACCATCAACCGAAAATACCCAGTTAGATCAAATGGAAGAAAACGTACCTTTTTTCAGTAGAATATTCCCCTCCACTCCGGTTAAAGGAGTAATTgaaataaggttgccaaattgtctagctttatccaggtttgcaaggatattaaatataaaatttggtaaaagtcCGGCCAGAAGCTCGGCTTTTGCCCGGCTGTattttcattctcaaatcaaactttacaaaacttattgtttttttttttaaattttattcatgcgtccaaaacaaaaattttttagcaagtttcataaaattttaaataacttgaatggtttcaaaaacaaaaaaataaaaaaaaaactaaaatgacaaaaatgacagtttGAAAGCCCGAAATAcgttttaaaatctgctgataaattgtgatagaaaaaatttaaaagattttttttcttgattttcgagAGTAATTCCAAGGTTAAGTGCCCGGATAAAGCCCGGATTCTGgtggacaattttgaaatcaaatgtcaggattttgcaaggtttttgagttaaaatagcccggatttgttcgTCTCGTATACGTGCTGAAAATTATCTGGCAATTTTAGGTTTAAAGTATCAGCAGATATTCTTATCGTTCCACCAATGCAGGGTGTATAATGTAAAACATCTGGAttgctaaaaattaaaaaaaatatacgcTCTCAAAGTTATTTGcacgtttttcttttaaaaacatcaaaaaattctaaatgtttttcatttgcttcaaattaccaatttgaaatttttctcaataaggccggaacaaattttaaattcttgtttTGTCAGGAAGAGGGTTTGTAGATAGTAAAATGTTATCCAAATTTGCATTACATCGGAAcaaattgagcaaaatcttGCATGTAACAGACGCGCATACAATCAATAATGAATAAcgttgaaaaatcgaattattctatttcgaaaattttgtaaaaatcacgAATTAAAAAGACCTTCCGAACTCTTAAGTTTGACTTTCGATCTTTCAACTAATtgaagtttcgaaaaaaaatactttcaagaTTATTTATTCCCTCTTTCgtgattttcagaaaaatcgaaataagGGGCGAGGGGTATAACAAGAGAAGAATTTGGTATCGTACCTGgcctagttttgtttttttttttgtttcttcgacTGTTTTAATCCAATAAATTGAATATCTCAGCTTTACCATGGAATAAGCCGAATAAGTTGATAGTTTTAGCAATTTTctactaaaattaaaattctggcTCTTGGTAGACTGAATATTAAGTACATATTTtgttaagaaatttcaaaataacaaacaaaatcaatattagAATAGTTTTCGTAACCCTTTTGAGTAATTGTTTCAAGCATATTAGCaagaagaaaaattgtttttcatcattttcatcatttccaggagaaaaaggaGAAGGGGATATTATAAACTTGGTTCAAAAGAGGATGTAAAAAGATCAATAATGACcatttaagacatttttgaGTGGATATTTTCATTCTTAAATTTGCGTTCGAAGGCATAGTTAAACCACAGACTGACAGTTAAAATATTGTTCTTAACACTTTAGTGACCGGCACCTACTATGAGTAAGGTTTTCAGATTGTCCGGTTATATCCGAGTTGTCCGTATATTTAATAcgaaatttaagaacagtccggcccggctcggctgcccggatttaattgaaaaatgcccggattatgctcggatttattcactttatttggcaaattaaacaaaaaaaacaacaaacacctccaaaacgacATAttagcaagttttattaaaataattatgaaagatttttagaagcctaaaatacgcttcaaaatctatcgatgagtttggacgaaaaaaaatattatttcaatttttggtctcaatttttgttgaggaatttctatgttttgacaaaattttcccggatattgcccggatttatggttgtcaatttgaaatcaaatgcctggattttgccaggtttttatataaaaattgcctgGTTTGTCGTActggaaaaaattgacaatcttAACTATGAGCATACATATATAGGTAACAAAATTGCAtagaatatcattgcacaaaaccaatAGTTCAAGTAATTTTCATCTAATAATTGAATTAAATCAATAATACAAAAGGTTATAAAACTtccatcattaaaattttttattttggtcttttaatctttcggatatttgattttttccgaaatttacataaaatacttcaatcTTTATTTGCTCCCCCCTTCGGATTATTTGGATATTTCGAAGAGGGGGGGGGGTAACAAAAGGAGAAGTtcatatttgttccagcctcaTTTGgatgtgaaaatgaaaaattatgttaactcaatttgggttttttgatgacttttacaaataaagtgaaaaatccgggctttGTCAAACGAAATCCGCGCAATCGGACCGGACCGTACtttcctcaaattttgtgtctaatatccgggcaagttcgCATAAATCCGGGCCTTCTGGTCATCTTAGTCTTGAGTCGCATATTCGTTCTCCTATTTGTGTTCGAAGCAAAAATTCTCTAAGAATGGAAGGCGTAGTTCATACGTTTGTATCTAGCCAGATAGTCTGGTTTTAATCTGTATTtcccaaatatttttattacaaaatttggcTCAGATCAGGTTTGGCTTGGATGTTTATATTTCGTTGAAATCAGCCCGGATGTCACCCACATTTATTTACTTTTGTGTTGAAACTActacgaaaatttatttgagtttCTACcaggtttattaaaaaaaccttgattatttttggaagCCCAAATAACATCCCAAAATATGCTGGCGTGTCTCgatgaaaaaatgatatttaaaatgtttttcttcttgaatttTGTTGTATAGTTCCAGAGTTTTGggttgcaaaatttgaaatcaaatgactgaactttgtcaaaattgaaaatatagttGCCCGGATTTGCCGACCCGGATATGATCGGGAAAAATTTTAGCAACCTTAACCTTGTatgaagaataaaatttaaataaacgcTTGATAACTAGAGACAACTAATTGTTTCATGGAGTTTTGTGCTTTTCCAAACACCAATTGGCtgcaaaaaaataattgatttggaAGCTCTGTTTTTATCGTAATGCCaaaaaaccaaagaaaaaaagttacacaatGACTCATTCGTTTTGTTATTGTTAATCCACATACTAGCTACGGTAGCAGTAGCTGTAGGTATTGCTCGAATTTGGGATTAGGTTGAGTCTACCAATAAACATTGTCTTGTTTCATAAATACTTCGTTGTTgatattcttatttttaatgttttgttgtGTTATTTTCTACCGTCAAGCATATGAGACCGTTTTCAAAAAGTATACCCAATAGGAACTGATTCTTTGACTTCCCAGGAAAGAGGAAACCGCAgatcaaataaagaaaatcaaccaacataaaatcgttctgcaaaatAATAGCAAACAGCAGCACACACACGCGGCCTTTTGTACCGACAAGCTGTAACTTTAGCTAGAAGCCAGCCAGTCAACCAGCTAGTCGGTCAGCCGGAGAGtccggttgttgttgttgatacaTTATTTATAAAGGTGCCTAGAGGTGCTTTATTTTGTTCCCCGTGGGGACTTTCAGGGGTTCCTTCTTGCCCATGGCTCGGAGACTTGGCCGGGCGAGAATTGAAATGAAACGAACCCCGTCCTCCCCCTTCGTTGCCATATTCGGGTCCCTCCAGCTAGATACCTACTTATAGCTCCGGGTTGACTCAAAACCTTACCCTCACCGGTAATTTTCTGCGCTCTGATCCAAGAGTTTGCTTAGCCCAACGACGAGAGGTGTAATATAATTTTCGAGTAGGTGGCATCAACCTTGGCCAAATACCAAACCGCGAGCAGGCGACTAGTGGCAAGCCAAGTCGTCAACGTTCGTCGACGGGAAATGGTGGCACAGcttgatttttatccaaaattctttaaataaaatgaaaatataaaagcaATTTCgagactttgattt
It includes:
- the LOC129744209 gene encoding LOW QUALITY PROTEIN: dentin sialophosphoprotein-like (The sequence of the model RefSeq protein was modified relative to this genomic sequence to represent the inferred CDS: deleted 5 bases in 4 codons); this translates as KDSKDSKDSKDSKDSKDSKDSKDSKDSKDSKDSDSKDSKDSKDSKDSKDSKDSKDSKDSKDSKDSKDSKDSKDSKDSKDSKDSKDSKDSKDSKDSKDSKDSKDSKDSKDSKDSKDSKDSKDSKDSNDSKDSKNSKNSKDSKDSKDSKDSKDSKDSKDSKDSKDSKDSKDSKDSKDSKDSKDSKDSKDSKDSKDSKDSKDSKDSKDSKDSKDQNSKDSKDSKDSKDSKDSKDSKDSKDSKDSKDSKDSKDSKDSKDSKDSKDSKDSKDSKDSKDSKDSKDSKDSKDSKDSKDSKDSKDSKDSKDSKDSKDSKDSKDSKGSKDSKDLKDSKDSKDSKDSKDSKDSKDSKDSKDSKDSKDSKDSKDSKDSKDSKDSKDSKDSKDSKDSKDSKDSKGSKDSKDLKDSKDSKDSKDSKDSKDSKDSKDSKDSKDLKDSKDSKDSKDSKDSKDSKDSKDSKDSKDSKDSKDSKDSKDSKDSKDSKDSKDSNDSKDSKNSKNSKDSKDSKDSKDSKDSKDSKDSKDSKDSKDSKDSKDSKDSKDSKDSKDSKDSKDSKDSKDSKDSKDQNSKDSKDSKDSKDSKDSKDSKDSKDSKDSKDSKDSKDSKDSKDSKDSKDSKDSKDSKDSKDSKDSKDSKDSKDSKDSKDSKDSKDSKDQNSKDSKDSKDSKDSKDSKDSKDSKDSKDSKDSKDSKDSKDSKDSKDSKDSKDSKDSKDSK